From Blastocatellia bacterium, a single genomic window includes:
- a CDS encoding c-type cytochrome, whose translation MERETVELEHQMGVEEPDPITSRSMSGPLLIASLVLVGTLIWALYDEVYGRRPWKAMQREFVERYTAYLKRIKPRQAATEAALKQSPEYRKLEQELMTARQSVAPRVQAIDRELAEIERQLEAIRPVFQDARAKIGALTYEWEVASSERAKAQKMREIEEAKRGPFRVRLIAANGEGKNEEWRLNFDELQRRFLALQERKAQLVSERARLLEPVVAIERKMSQYLQDNLVGLDQRQIDGLLRKMETFKIELKQIHVQEGDLVDRCISCHVGILEPLPLTEQIMGRKAFVSHPNPTLLRIHNPERFGCSPCHGGNGRATTNVVKAHGLNKHWLWPLYKPENYEAGCVQCHVRDRVLEGAEVFNLGRDLYELKGCVGCHRYEGYDRETDALVEVRKTIRQLNLERAQNEREIRQALRAADQAADDREARRLYALAETLRVKNSQIADRLEQLELQAKYLMQDQKKVGPNLKEIRQKLRKEWIPVWIENPHAFRPTTKMPRFRLSQEEVQAISAYLWQTALRDPLPAQPPGDPIRGRELFETRGCLACHAIGEGAQAIGGTFAANLSRVGEKVNYDYLVRWIHNPRERTRPYCPNERRDIGPEDYAKRGLPFRFDLNHSKCPNCGSEMQVQQMTVMPSFRLSWQEARDIASFLMTQRRPGVSYPPAPFMDDPKLRARGAQLIRRYGCAGCHEISGFEEEPRIGTELTREGSKPIEQLDFGLLAREAKRQGWYNHKGFIENKLRDPDIYDRGKLKAPEDRLRMPEPNLTEEEIRALTTFLIGSVNATLPPSYYYKPDDQRKDIQEGWWVIKKYNCMGCHTIMPGQRSVLSTLPRYQDPDWKDQLPPSLIGEGARVRPDWLARFLENPALSETNLERNGVREYLKVRMPTFYFSPNEIRILVRFFEALSAQAQPYVEPKLEPITETERALARQLFTSPAAPCLRCHMTGDPAHDQRATAPNFLIARERLKPGWTARWMIDPQAISPGTAMPSGLFRREGNRWVFAGPLPEAFKAYPGDHVDLLVRYMFQLTAEEQRRLLSATRATLRARPPDTRVAVERSRGRRGGT comes from the coding sequence ATGGAGAGAGAGACGGTCGAGCTTGAGCATCAGATGGGCGTCGAGGAACCCGATCCCATCACGAGCCGCTCGATGAGCGGTCCGCTCTTGATCGCCTCGCTCGTGCTGGTGGGCACGCTCATCTGGGCGCTCTATGACGAGGTCTATGGGCGGCGTCCGTGGAAGGCCATGCAGCGGGAGTTCGTCGAACGCTACACGGCCTATTTGAAGCGGATTAAGCCGCGACAGGCGGCGACGGAGGCGGCGCTCAAGCAATCCCCCGAGTATCGGAAGTTGGAGCAAGAGTTGATGACGGCGCGCCAATCGGTCGCCCCGCGCGTGCAGGCGATTGACCGCGAGTTGGCGGAGATCGAGCGGCAATTGGAAGCCATTCGACCGGTCTTTCAGGACGCTCGTGCCAAGATCGGCGCGTTGACTTACGAATGGGAGGTGGCCAGCAGCGAGCGCGCCAAGGCGCAAAAGATGCGCGAGATCGAAGAGGCGAAGCGCGGTCCGTTTCGCGTGCGCCTGATCGCCGCCAATGGGGAGGGGAAGAACGAAGAATGGCGTCTGAATTTCGACGAACTCCAGCGCCGATTCCTGGCTCTGCAAGAGCGCAAGGCGCAATTGGTCTCCGAGCGCGCGCGGTTGCTTGAGCCGGTTGTGGCGATCGAGAGGAAGATGAGTCAATACCTGCAGGACAATCTCGTCGGGCTTGATCAAAGGCAGATTGATGGCTTGCTCCGCAAGATGGAGACGTTCAAGATCGAGCTGAAGCAGATCCACGTTCAAGAGGGAGATCTTGTGGACCGCTGCATCTCCTGCCATGTGGGGATCCTCGAGCCGCTACCCCTCACTGAGCAAATCATGGGGCGGAAGGCCTTCGTCAGCCATCCGAATCCCACCCTGCTTCGCATTCACAATCCCGAACGATTCGGATGCTCTCCGTGCCATGGCGGGAATGGGCGCGCGACGACGAACGTCGTGAAGGCGCACGGATTGAACAAACACTGGTTGTGGCCGCTCTACAAACCAGAGAATTACGAGGCCGGGTGTGTGCAATGCCATGTCCGCGATCGCGTCCTGGAAGGGGCGGAGGTCTTCAATCTCGGACGCGATCTCTACGAACTGAAGGGATGCGTCGGCTGCCATCGCTATGAGGGATATGATCGGGAGACCGATGCGCTCGTCGAGGTCCGGAAGACGATTCGCCAGTTGAATTTGGAGCGCGCCCAAAACGAGCGCGAGATTCGGCAGGCATTGCGCGCTGCCGATCAAGCGGCCGATGATCGCGAGGCGCGGCGCCTCTATGCCCTGGCCGAGACCCTGCGCGTCAAGAACAGCCAGATCGCCGATCGGTTGGAGCAATTGGAGTTGCAAGCGAAGTACCTCATGCAGGATCAGAAGAAAGTGGGGCCGAATCTGAAGGAGATTCGCCAGAAGCTGCGCAAGGAGTGGATTCCTGTTTGGATCGAGAATCCCCATGCGTTCCGGCCGACGACGAAGATGCCGCGCTTCCGATTGAGTCAGGAGGAAGTGCAGGCGATCTCGGCCTATCTCTGGCAGACGGCGTTGCGCGATCCCCTGCCGGCGCAACCGCCCGGCGATCCCATTCGCGGGCGCGAGTTGTTTGAGACGCGCGGGTGCTTAGCGTGTCACGCTATCGGCGAAGGTGCGCAAGCCATCGGTGGGACGTTCGCCGCCAACCTCTCGCGCGTGGGAGAGAAGGTCAACTACGACTACCTCGTCCGCTGGATCCACAATCCGCGCGAACGCACGCGTCCCTATTGTCCCAATGAGCGACGGGACATCGGGCCAGAGGATTATGCGAAGCGAGGGCTGCCATTCCGCTTCGACCTCAATCACTCGAAATGCCCGAATTGCGGCTCCGAGATGCAGGTCCAGCAAATGACCGTGATGCCGAGCTTCCGCCTCTCCTGGCAAGAGGCCCGAGATATTGCCAGTTTCCTGATGACGCAACGGCGTCCGGGGGTTTCGTATCCGCCCGCTCCCTTCATGGACGATCCCAAACTGCGGGCGCGCGGTGCGCAATTGATCCGCCGATATGGATGCGCGGGATGTCATGAGATCAGCGGATTCGAGGAGGAGCCGAGGATTGGGACAGAGTTGACGCGCGAGGGGAGCAAGCCAATAGAGCAATTGGATTTCGGCTTGCTGGCTCGCGAGGCGAAGCGGCAAGGTTGGTACAATCACAAGGGGTTCATCGAGAACAAGCTCCGGGACCCGGACATCTACGATCGCGGCAAGCTCAAGGCGCCCGAGGATCGGCTCCGCATGCCGGAGCCCAATCTCACGGAGGAGGAGATTCGGGCCCTGACGACTTTCCTGATCGGGAGCGTCAATGCGACGCTGCCGCCCAGTTATTACTACAAGCCTGATGATCAGCGGAAGGACATCCAAGAGGGCTGGTGGGTCATCAAGAAATACAACTGCATGGGGTGCCATACGATCATGCCGGGACAGCGTTCGGTCTTGAGCACGCTCCCTCGGTATCAGGATCCGGACTGGAAGGACCAATTGCCGCCAAGCTTGATTGGAGAAGGGGCGCGCGTGCGTCCGGACTGGTTGGCGCGATTTTTGGAGAATCCGGCCCTCAGCGAGACGAACCTGGAGCGCAACGGCGTGCGCGAGTATTTGAAGGTGCGCATGCCGACATTCTACTTCTCGCCGAATGAGATCCGTATCCTCGTGCGCTTCTTCGAGGCATTGTCCGCGCAAGCGCAGCCGTATGTCGAACCGAAGCTGGAGCCGATCACCGAGACGGAGCGCGCATTGGCCCGACAACTCTTCACCTCGCCAGCGGCTCCGTGTCTGCGATGTCATATGACGGGCGATCCCGCGCACGATCAGAGGGCGACAGCGCCCAATTTCCTGATCGCGCGCGAACGCTTGAAGCCTGGATGGACAGCGCGCTGGATGATTGATCCGCAAGCCATCAGTCCGGGCACGGCCATGCCCTCTGGACTCTTCCGCCGCGAAGGCAACCGATGGGTCTTCGCCGGACCCTTGCCGGAGGCCTTCAAGGCCTATCCGGGAGATCATGTGGATCTGCTCGTGCGCTACATGTTTCAACTGACGGCCGAGGAACAGCGACGTCTTCTCTCGGCTACGCGAGCGACATTGCGCGCTCGTCCGCCGGATACGCGCGTGGCGGTCGAGCGTTCGCGCGGTCGGAGAGGGGGAACGTGA
- a CDS encoding carboxypeptidase regulatory-like domain-containing protein, whose product MTIWRASSLVLVLVFAALSLQCGRRQEVGEAPTEEGAAPAVAYQPTGDEGTITGVVNFTGQPPQRRRIQMDADPICAQKNPNALSEDVIVNNGKLQNVFVYVKSGLEKYSFSAPAEEPVLDQNGCMYRPRVLGVMAGQNLKIITSDPTNHNVHPTPKNNPEWNVNQPPGSEPIIRSFPRPEVMIPVKCNQHPWMRAYIGVLRHPFHAVSREDGSFEIKGLPPGEYEIEAWHERYGAQVAKVTVGAKETKRIEFTYAAGQVYRPGSLRLMPALMLPCCEEMMGHATK is encoded by the coding sequence ATGACAATCTGGAGAGCGTCATCTCTGGTTTTGGTGCTCGTATTTGCCGCCCTCAGCCTTCAGTGCGGCCGGAGGCAAGAGGTCGGCGAGGCTCCCACGGAGGAAGGAGCCGCGCCAGCCGTCGCCTATCAGCCGACGGGCGATGAGGGGACAATCACCGGTGTCGTGAACTTCACGGGGCAACCGCCGCAGCGGCGTCGGATTCAAATGGACGCCGACCCGATCTGCGCTCAAAAGAATCCAAACGCTTTATCCGAGGACGTCATCGTTAACAACGGGAAGCTGCAGAACGTCTTCGTCTACGTCAAGAGCGGATTGGAAAAATATTCGTTCTCCGCACCTGCGGAAGAGCCCGTGCTCGATCAGAACGGATGCATGTATCGTCCGCGCGTGCTGGGCGTCATGGCCGGACAGAATCTGAAGATCATCACGAGCGACCCGACTAATCACAATGTGCATCCCACGCCGAAGAACAATCCCGAGTGGAACGTGAACCAACCGCCGGGATCGGAACCAATCATCCGTTCCTTCCCGCGTCCGGAGGTGATGATCCCGGTCAAGTGCAATCAGCATCCGTGGATGCGAGCCTACATCGGCGTCTTGCGCCATCCCTTCCACGCCGTGAGCCGGGAGGATGGGAGCTTCGAAATCAAAGGCCTTCCACCGGGCGAGTATGAGATCGAAGCCTGGCATGAGCGGTACGGCGCGCAAGTGGCGAAGGTGACCGTGGGGGCGAAGGAGACGAAGCGAATCGAATTCACTTATGCGGCCGGACAAGTCTATCGTCCGGGGTCGTTGCGCCTGATGCCCGCGCTCATGTTGCCGTGCTGTGAGGAAATGATGGGGCACGCGACCAAATGA
- a CDS encoding COX15/CtaA family protein, with amino-acid sequence MREREGLYRFALVTVGATFVLIVLGALVTSNEAGDSVPDWPTAFGRWLPLEQIVGNVVYEYTHRVVAATVGLLTLLLNVGLWWKEERAWVRRLGLIALLAVLGQAALGGARVLLLEHRFVFALIHAFMAQFFFGLTVSLAVVTSPTWRRFETSELETRLPAYLPKLCSIAIVGLFVQLLLGAGFRHRGLGILPHILGAIVVSALILAIVWGVRKVAREHGAALRVIARPAQWTAGLLGVQLGLGIAAYLARRAARFDPQPLEPMVSLTVAHVACGALLLAALLVLTWRIFWLSGMRRAEPVLQPVGGRI; translated from the coding sequence GTGAGAGAACGCGAAGGTCTCTATCGGTTCGCCTTAGTGACAGTCGGGGCGACGTTCGTCCTCATTGTGCTCGGCGCCTTAGTGACGAGCAACGAGGCGGGTGATTCTGTACCGGATTGGCCGACAGCCTTCGGGCGATGGCTTCCTCTGGAACAGATCGTTGGGAACGTCGTCTACGAGTATACGCATCGCGTCGTAGCGGCGACAGTGGGGCTTTTGACGCTCCTGCTGAATGTGGGGTTGTGGTGGAAAGAGGAGCGCGCGTGGGTGCGGCGGCTGGGGCTCATCGCGTTGTTGGCTGTCCTCGGACAAGCGGCTCTCGGTGGCGCGCGCGTCCTTCTCCTAGAGCATCGGTTCGTCTTTGCCCTCATCCATGCCTTCATGGCGCAATTCTTTTTCGGTCTCACGGTGAGTCTTGCCGTGGTGACCTCGCCGACGTGGAGGCGTTTCGAAACGAGTGAGCTGGAGACGCGATTGCCGGCGTATCTCCCCAAGCTCTGCAGCATCGCTATCGTTGGACTTTTCGTTCAGCTCCTACTTGGCGCGGGATTCCGCCATCGAGGCCTCGGGATTCTTCCTCATATTCTGGGAGCCATTGTCGTGAGCGCGCTCATCCTTGCCATCGTCTGGGGCGTGCGAAAGGTCGCGCGGGAACACGGAGCTGCGCTGCGCGTGATCGCTCGTCCGGCGCAGTGGACGGCCGGGTTGCTGGGGGTCCAACTCGGTTTGGGCATCGCCGCATATCTGGCGCGTCGAGCGGCGCGGTTCGATCCGCAGCCGCTCGAACCAATGGTCTCCCTCACCGTGGCTCATGTCGCCTGTGGCGCTTTGTTACTTGCGGCTTTGCTCGTACTCACGTGGCGGATATTTTGGCTGAGCGGGATGAGGCGAGCCGAGCCCGTCCTTCAGCCGGTGGGGGGGAGAATCTGA
- the cyoE gene encoding heme o synthase: MSAPSVQLPALEGWRRHPLLATMWAYLELTKPDITLLVVITAAAAFWLGARHPVDRLQLLHVLVGIAALSSGIGAMNHYLEREIDARMRRTKGRPLPSGRLRPRQALIFGLGLSAFAELYLLVFLNPLTALLGALAFASYLFAYTPLKTRTTLCTTVGAIPGAMPALMGWTASGSEIGIGAWILFAILFLWQFPHFFAIAWMYREDYARAGIRMLPVVDPDGHRTGRQIVLYTLLLVGVSILPTFVKLSGSHYLVGALLLGGYFLWESVRAAHTHARGHARRVLKASILYLPLLLGLMCFDPPSLP, from the coding sequence ATGAGCGCGCCAAGTGTGCAACTGCCTGCTCTCGAAGGCTGGCGGCGACATCCGCTGCTGGCCACGATGTGGGCCTATCTCGAGTTGACGAAGCCGGACATCACGCTCCTCGTCGTCATCACGGCGGCAGCTGCCTTCTGGCTGGGAGCGCGGCATCCGGTAGATCGCCTCCAGTTGCTGCATGTGCTTGTCGGGATCGCGGCGCTCTCCTCGGGTATCGGCGCGATGAATCATTACTTGGAGCGAGAGATCGATGCCCGAATGCGTCGGACGAAAGGACGACCTCTGCCAAGTGGTCGGCTGCGTCCGCGGCAGGCTTTGATCTTCGGCCTCGGCCTTTCGGCTTTCGCTGAGCTCTATCTGCTCGTTTTCCTCAATCCGCTGACGGCGCTTTTGGGCGCTCTGGCGTTCGCGAGTTATCTCTTTGCCTATACCCCCTTGAAGACGCGTACGACGCTCTGCACGACGGTCGGCGCCATTCCCGGCGCCATGCCGGCTTTGATGGGCTGGACGGCCTCGGGCAGCGAGATCGGTATCGGAGCGTGGATTCTCTTCGCCATCCTCTTCCTCTGGCAATTCCCGCATTTCTTTGCCATCGCGTGGATGTATCGGGAGGATTATGCCCGCGCGGGAATTCGGATGCTCCCAGTCGTTGATCCGGATGGTCATCGCACGGGACGGCAGATCGTCCTCTATACGCTTCTGCTTGTGGGGGTCAGCATCCTTCCCACATTCGTCAAGCTCTCGGGATCACATTACTTGGTCGGGGCGCTCCTTCTCGGAGGGTATTTTCTCTGGGAGAGCGTGCGCGCTGCACACACACACGCGCGGGGACATGCCCGTCGCGTCTTGAAAGCTTCAATCCTCTATCTGCCCCTCCTTTTGGGCCTCATGTGCTTCGATCCCCCATCTCTTCCGTGA
- a CDS encoding cytochrome C oxidase subunit IV family protein → MEISHAGHVETGPKLYILTWAWLLVLTAIEVTLAYFHLPVGLMLFLLMGLSVVKAALIMAHFMHLRFERLNLVVTLIPAMVLCITLLMVFFPDSVRALRLAVR, encoded by the coding sequence ATGGAGATCTCCCATGCTGGACACGTCGAAACGGGACCGAAGCTCTACATCCTGACGTGGGCATGGTTGCTCGTGCTCACGGCCATCGAAGTCACGCTCGCGTATTTTCATCTGCCGGTCGGATTGATGCTCTTTCTCCTGATGGGTCTCTCGGTCGTCAAGGCGGCACTCATCATGGCCCATTTCATGCACCTGCGCTTCGAGCGATTGAATCTCGTCGTCACGCTGATTCCTGCGATGGTCCTCTGCATCACGCTGCTCATGGTCTTCTTCCCCGATAGTGTGCGCGCGCTGCGATTGGCCGTCCGATGA
- a CDS encoding cytochrome c oxidase subunit 3 translates to MAEKAERLRFAEWGGGVSPFAVGSKKLGMWLFIVSDSLTFSGLLVGYSYVRIANERWPMPFEFWPTIVLATLMTFCLLSSSLTMALAVRASSLGDRPRVVRFILLTMLGGILFVLLHAKEWAGLIAEGVRLWENPWGVPLFGASFFTLTGLHMLHVISGVIYLGVIALGVSRGRFTHEDVEISGLYWHFVDLVWMFIFPLVYLLSVKMP, encoded by the coding sequence ATGGCCGAGAAAGCCGAACGACTCCGCTTCGCCGAATGGGGAGGAGGCGTTTCTCCCTTCGCCGTAGGTTCGAAGAAGCTCGGCATGTGGCTCTTCATCGTCTCGGACTCACTGACCTTCTCCGGGCTTTTGGTCGGTTACAGCTACGTGCGGATCGCCAACGAGCGTTGGCCCATGCCGTTTGAGTTCTGGCCGACCATTGTCCTGGCGACGCTGATGACGTTCTGTCTGTTGTCGAGCAGCTTGACGATGGCGCTGGCCGTGCGGGCGTCGAGCCTCGGCGATCGCCCCCGTGTCGTCCGCTTCATCCTGCTCACGATGCTCGGGGGGATCCTCTTCGTCCTCTTGCACGCGAAGGAATGGGCAGGACTCATCGCGGAAGGCGTCCGATTGTGGGAGAATCCGTGGGGCGTGCCGTTGTTCGGCGCGTCGTTCTTCACGCTCACGGGACTCCATATGCTGCACGTCATCAGCGGCGTGATCTACTTGGGCGTCATCGCGCTCGGAGTCTCCCGCGGGCGCTTCACGCATGAGGACGTCGAGATCAGCGGCTTGTATTGGCACTTCGTTGATCTCGTCTGGATGTTCATCTTCCCCTTGGTGTATCTGCTCTCGGTGAAGATGCCGTGA